Part of the Quercus robur chromosome 5, dhQueRobu3.1, whole genome shotgun sequence genome, TGTCCCAACAAAAAATCGGCCTAGTAAAGCAGTCAAGAAAAAAGGTCACATCATCATTACGAcaccaataaaatatattacaatagcAACCAATATTTTCAACCTTCTTCCAAGCTAGTAGGAAAGGTTTCTGTTCAGGTTTGTACCAATGCATATTAATATCTGCGCATAAGGAAAAGGaccttttagattttttttcttttttctttttttgagataatataaACTGAAGACATAGGGGATGGGGAAGAAGGGAGTGGGAAGACATTGCTTACAACACTAGCACTTACAAAAGGGCATAACCTTTGTAAGTACTAGCGAGACTTGTAAATCGAAGACTTACTCACTAAATGACTGATGTGGTACTTTAGACCacttatctttctttctttcttttttttttttttttttttttttagataatataAACAGAAGACATAGAGGATGGGGAAGGAGGTAGTGGGAAGACAGGACTTACAACACTAGCACTTACAAAAAGGGAATAACTTTTGTAAGTACTAGCAAGGCTTATAAATCGAAAACTCACTCACTAACTGACCGATGTAGTACTTTAGACCACTTatcttatctttctttttcgaGATAATATAGACAGAAGACATAGGGGATGGGAAAGAAGGGAATGGGAAGATAAGATTTACAACGCTAGCACTTACGAAATGGCCTAACTTTTGTAAGTACTAAGGCTTATAAACTGAAGACTCACTCACTAACTAACCGATGTGGTACTTTAGAccacttatcttttttttgagataatatagACCGAAGAGGAATACTAAATGGAAGCtatatttattgtttatgtttatgtttttgttcaTGATGCTTTTATTaaatgctattaaaaaaaaaaaaaaaccatccttCATCAAACTCCTCAAGTTCTCAATCTTGTTTTGCATCATATGATGAGTACATAATCATACCATAGCTTCACATCACCTCTATTAATGACTTTGCCAAAATTGGATCCTAATTAGTGAAAATAAATTAGGTCTTTTACTCTTGTGtggattttaaaaatcttttaaaaatccacttaaatGATTATGCTGTCTCATTATACAAAAGTGcaactagggatggcaatggggcggggtaAGGCCGAAGGATGGGATCTTCGTCCCCGCCCCACATGGTTTTATCTTGCCCCATTCCCGTCCTGCCTCGCATGACGGGGaaaactttctcaccccatccccgccccttggggCCCCGCGAAGCCTCGCCCCACCctataaaattctattttttgttaatttgccctacaatttttttaatcattaaatcaaatcaatttttagaaaaaaattgaataatatatccaagcatttaacaagacaatcaccaaaaaaaaagaaactcatagtataacacataacaaaataaaggtagagaaccacattgggtagaataaaataagctaatattgatatattatttaaatagtagggttttagggtatgaaaaatttacaattataacccttagcaaCTCGGGCGGGGTGGGTCTAATAAGTCTAAACCCCTCCCCGGCCCACCCCATGGTGTGGgactaaaatcttgccccatccccgccccatcACCTTTGCAGGGCAAGGAAAACCCACGCGAGGCAAAGTGGGGGAGAGGCGGGTTAAGCGAGGCGgggcaaaattgtcatccctaagTGCAACCCCAAGATTCACTATTTTTCAAGAAACACATTTAAGGGACGTCTAAAATCATTATTAGTTTCTTataatagaatttcaaattataaattccatgtttttattggatttatttagtgataaatttatatgtattttcttcctattttaaTGTATATTCCTAGGCTTAACTGTATTTGGAGTAGAAAGTATTTGAACCCTATGATCTTTGTGAAAGCTGCATTCTGGGTCAACTCATGACCTTAGATGTCCTACTTAGCTCACAAGTGACACATGACAGGAGAACAAGATCAGAGTGCTGACTAGGCAAGTTACGACCATTTCACAACCAGCCAGGTCGCCACAAGGTCATGAAGTACAAAATCTGACTGCTctattttctaatctttttcTATCCACTTTGATTATGCCAATACACACATTCTATGAGTGTTGAGCATGGCAATAGAGAATAATCTGAGTATAACCTAATACCTACACATCATTCTTATCCATCCTTGAAGTCACCCTTgtaataaaagagagaaaactttTAGTTTTGAGCTAAGAAACTCTCCTCCACTCTTCTCTTTCCCTCTAATCCTTTGAGAGTGATTTTTATTCCCTTCATCTCATACACCCAAAGAGATCATTGTGAGATATGAGTGAAGTTGTGGAAATATAGGAAACTATCTCAAATACAATCTTAATGGTGGTTGTCTGTTGGTATTGCAATGGAGGTTTCTCTAGCAAGATAGGTGGAGAAAAGACTCGGAGTAGTTGGTTTTTAGCTTGAACTTGGAGAGCTCAAGTACCTTAGGTGCATGGACTTGAGGGTTCATGATGTCTATTGTACTACAACTATTTACCTAGTGGAGATTTCTGATGAAGTGATCAAGTGAGAGGTTTTTTCGTCCAGGTCTTAGGTTTTCTTCTTCCTAAACACTTCCTTGTatttagcctttgttttctttcattttccttatttCCATATTGCTAATTACTTGTTTAGTTTACAGTAGCTCCATGTTTCATCTATGGAAATTCGTTAATCACTTATATTTGGCTAATTTGTAGTTTAAGACTAAAGGTGATTAAGCCATAAAAATGAGGTTTAATGTTCTAAATATATGCTTGGGTGCTATTAGCATTTTTGCACACATCATGGTAAAAACCAGGGAATACAACTTGCGAACTCGATATATAGATGTGAGTAGGATATAGATTGGAGCACGTGATCCTATGAAGACATCTACACACTAGTGAAATTATCTTCCACATTTATTGTGGGAGCACCAACACTcgcaagaagaaaaaaataactttaagttaatttttgtaattcctCTATAAAAAGTTTGTGTATAACACATTCATCATATGCTATAATTAGTCAAGATTCTTGTAGCTAAATTGGCACCTCTGCATGCACTAAGTGCTTAGAGGTATAGAGGGGAAAGGATTCGAGCTGCATGGTTAATTAGcaaaatattgtaattaaatcTAAGAAAAACATATGCTATAATTAGCATCCTCTGTGTCTGGAAGCACCAATAGAAACTATTCTTCCTCCACTCTCACCTTGCCCCAAATTTATCCACTTTTGTGATTCATTAATATAACTAACTAAGTCATTTAGCAAATCTATATATCACTAAAATTGGTTGGGATCTTGCTCTCACCTCCAATTGCCTTTATAACCTTCTGTGTTGATGCAAGTAATGGACTATGctcccttttttttataggtaagaaCTTTATtccacaaacaaaacaaaggcaGTAGCCTTAGTAACATCCCAAAGCCAATGAGAAAAGACAAAACTACACTAAAATTCACCAATGCAAAAACCCAACCCTACACTTCACTAAAACTAGTACTGTAGGCAATATACTAGATTGGAAAGCCTTAATTTCACATAATAGGTACAATCCCTAAAAACTTTGTTAGATCTTTTCAGCCCGGTCATAATCTggacaaattgaaaatttaaaactttaattaGGACCCTTTTAACTGCCAAAGCACAAAAGCTCCAACGTAGGTATGAAACCCTAATCTTGAAACATAAAAATCTTTAATAGTTTGTTAACCATTTACTATTCTGATTTAGTGgtgttttaaatatttaattttggtaTTAGATTTCATGGTTTATTGATCAACTGAAAGAAAAAATGACTAGAACATAAAAACCCCCAAATGAAGCCCTAAACATATCCTTAACTTTAGTGTTTGTCCTATTTCCAATTAAAACAATAAGATATAAGTAAGATTGAACCTCTAATCAAGAAAAAACATACTTGATTACTTATTAGGGAGTGTTTGATTGAATTAAATGTGTGAAGGAACTGAGCTTGGTCTGAAAATGATGAACTTTTTGGATTTCCAATGAGGTTGGTTAATTCTAGTGGTGGCAACACTGTGGAGGATGGGGAAAGGTTGTTTTGAGTGCAATGGAGGACGAATATCCCTTTTTAGTTTAGAGTCTTGTGGAGTATAAGCTATGGAGAGTGATTCAAGTTACTTACTATTAAAACAGTTGTTGAATTGTATCCAGTAACATTCTGGACATGTTTATTTGTCATTAGTGTTATTATGTATGGAATTTATATTATTGTATGTTTTCCTCTTTGTTGTTGTCTGGATGTATAACATAAAATTCGGGTTAGAGATATAATTGTTAACCTTATGTGTGTTGTATTATTTACTAATGCCTTGTTATAATCACTGTTGTTGGTCATACTCATATAATCGTATGTTGCATGCTCATTGTCAGCATTATTCGCAAGTATTATTTGACTGCAAAGAATATTGAAGTATGTTCTATTATTTGTTACTCCCATAGTTGAATTATGATGTGATGGAAGTAGCATTGTTTATTTCTTCTGAGCtggtttttaaatttgaattgacACCAGGGGGTTCTACCAATTGGTTGAgcagaaaaagaagagagctTCAGAGGAGAAAGAAGCTTCTTTAAAATGGGAGCTGAAGCTAGAAGCTGCTTGCAAGGCAAAGGCTTTGGTTTCTTATTTTGAGATTGCAAGGTTAGTTATGACAGCCAGAGATGGAAATGTTGCAGCTCTTGAGAACACAGTATTGCAATATGTTAGGTGGATATAATGGATACATTGCTGACTGGACTAAGTACAGGTTTCTCCCTTACCTTTGCATCTGGAAAAATTTGATGGTGCAAAAAGAATTCTTTGAGACAACATTTTAATGTAGTATATTGATGTGTTCctcacaataatttaaaaaattaaataagggAATATTGCTtaaattatctaaaattttgaagTCTTCTGCATAATTAATGCAGATTAAAAAGCTCCATTCAGCCAATGCCATGATGCATACACAagataaacaacaacaacaacgacaagcataataataatgacaatcCTTAAGCTAGCTCTTCTAAGCCTTAATACCATATATATGAATTGTATATGCTATCAATCTATTACTGTTTACAACctagatttaaattttatatctttCTATTGCAGACACAAAGGTCGGATTATTGAATCATTCCCAAAGTCAAGTTACAGCTCAAAAAGTCATAGTCCTCAAAGAAGGtaactttcattttcttttccatttctttttagAACACTTCTTCTTGCTTACTTGCAAGAATTTCAACTGAGATTTGGTCTTAATATGGTTTAGATCTTACTACTGTAGTGTggccatataattttttataaacaatattattttagtaaaaCCCTGGTTGAGATCAATGATCATGGAAGGGAGAAAAACACTTACACTTGTATCTGGACTAATTTAGTCTTTGGAGATGCATGGTATTATGAAGATTGATGAAAATGATCTTTTCAGAAACAATTATTGATTGCAATATTATCATACATTTAAAAGCAGTTGTGTGTAGTTAGTCCAGGTATGTATTTGATGCTTAAACCCATGGCTCTACAACCTACTGTCTCagttatctttcttttctttttctctgtccccttgttttccttttttctatCAGATACGTCTCAGTTTCAATATCAAGAAAGCATAGATTAGATTGGAAGAAAGTAGTTACTGAAGCTTTTTCTAGAGGCAACTTGAGACTGATTGCCACAATTGCCTAGTTTAAAAACAGGACCCTTAAGAATAAGAAAATAGTTCCCTCTAatactccctctctctcttgtgttttttcctttccttttcctaaACTTATTTGGAAGCTCCTAATTTAGCAAACAGTAACTCACAGCAGAGATCTTAATTGCTAAATCATCCAAGACAGCACATACAATTTGCAGTTGTTGGAATTGTTGCTATCCAAAATTAGGTATAATTAGCTAAATATACAAATCCTCTTTACTATCAGGAGTCAAAcaccacaaaataaaaaatgaaacaaaacatGCATagttaagggaaaaaaaaatccgacTTGGAAAATTGGATGCTGATGTATTGAATTATATATCATGAATAAGTACAATTGAATGCGCTTACTTCCTATAGCATATAAGGACTATTCTACTCTAAATCTATCAAAATCTGTAACAATATACAATTAAGCTCCAACTGGTACGAATGACGCAGGAAACTTCAAATTAGCCTGTGCTGCTGTCCTAAATTTATAGTCATCATCAAATGCAACCCGCTTCCTTTTCTGACCTACAACAGACGTTTCGTCATCTGAGATCACAACTAATCCTACTCCAAAATCTTCCTCGTCCTCTGAACACGAACAAGTGATCAAATCATCATCGTCTGAAAATGAAGAACCACTAAGCTGAAAGTTAGCCTCAGTCCAGGTAGGACTAGGAACAACAGCAGGTGGTTCAGCGTCATCCACATCGGCCAGAAAGGGATGATCCATCAACATCTCAGCCGTGAACCTGAACATGGGCTTCCTCACAAGACAAGCCTTCAAAAAATCCCTCGCCTCCCTTGAAATCCCACTTGGAATTTTAGGCAATTCCCGCTCATCACCAATTAGATTCAAAAGTTCCTCTGTATCCAACTCTTCCTCCTTATCCCAAGGAGATTTCCCTGTAAGCATTTCACACACCACACACCCTAAAGCCCAAATATCAGATTTCATGTCTTGCACATTCTCAATCACAGTTTCTGGAGCCATATACAATGCCGTTCCCCTCAAGTAATCCAACCTCCCCTTCTTCCTCTGCCCTGACCTCTTAGCCAACCCTAAATCCCCTATCTTTGCCACAAAATTTTCACTAGTACTGCTCACAAGCAACACGTTCTCAGGCTTCAAATCGCAGTGTACATAACCACAATCATGAACATGACTGAGCCCTTTTAACATCGATTTTGTGTACCTTTTAACATCGGACTCAGGCAATCCAGACCCACCAGAATTCTTGATCAAATCGCTTAAGGTTCCTCCAGAAGCGTACTCAAGCAACAAGTTGTAAACCATATTCTCACCGTTTTGTTGGGTAGTGATTTCTTCGCCAAAGCAGTGAATAACAAAAGGGGAGCCCTGAACGTTGTTGTGaacctctttttccttttgaagcGAAGCGGAAAGAGAAAATTCAGCGGATTTGACAGCCATGGTTGAAGGGTAACAGTGAAAGCgtgatttgggtttcttggAATTGGCGAGAAATACAGACCCAAAACCTCCTTTGCCCAGCAATGGGCCTCTGACCCAGGTTTCTCCATTGCCATACAAGCTTGCCTCTGACTCTGTTTTCCTCATGTTTCTTGGATGGCAAGAAAGAAagattttgtgtgtttgttctCAGAAAAAACACATTACATTTCAAGAACTAGGGTAAAGAAAAGATGTAGGGTTTTGTGGTTTTTATATGGAAGATTTGATAGGGTCTCAGTTCATAACTGTTGTACCTAAGGCGGCACAACAAAAGTGTTACCTGTTACGTATCTCTACTATCAAAACTGACGCGTTTTAACGGTAATATGTTAATGTTGTTGTTTCCAGTTTTCGAGAACTGAGATATAGAGTTGAAAATTGGGATCTAATTCGTTTTACTATTGGTGCATTGCAAGTTGCAAACCCAAACAAACCATTTCAAGTACCGGTGAGGATTTCTcacaaacaattttattaaagtaTTTCAAAGACCCATCAAAATTTCAGTTGTTTTTGGAGGGGTGTAAAACCGTATGTGTGTAATAAACAATACTAACAATAATGAGGTTAGAAGTTGGAACATATCTCTCAAACAAACTATgacagtttttttaataaaatttgtataattatatTTCTAGTGTTAGTTCCTCtgtaacattattttgtttaaaactctTTTTTAACTTCTTAAATTACTTTAACTAAACAAATACTGCctaaaatttgaaatgttagTTATCATTATGTTAactttaattcatattttaaataaaataatatgtgcacttgaacttgaaatttggttttaaataaatgttatgtccacaacattttcacaataataacaaatcataagtgataGGTTATTAATAGTTGTTACTGATGGGTATTTTTTTACCtcttctctgtgtgtgtgtttgttttttttttttttaaattaaactaataacaacttacctcatagaatttgttatgaaagtgttgtgcaTGTAAcacttttcagttttttcttttattcttttgtgaTTTATTAGAGtggattataaaattaaaaattgtgtactatatatatatatatatatttttttttttagtccagCTCGTTTTTTATCCAAATTTGGTCTTACTCATACCCAATTGGATTGAATCCAAACCCCCCCGACCCCAACCAATTTTCCATGTTTAATTACAAGCCGAACCACTATGTTTATGAATTTAGGCCTCTTTTACTGCACCATCATATCATACGATAAGTAATTGGAGTTTAGTATAACCATGAACTAACCAATGATGAACAAGAAATATTCTAAGTAAACCATTATTTTTCCATGGAACTTCTGAACTAATCAAGGACAAGAATTTAAAGTAGCATGTCAGAAGAGGCACACTGACAACACGTTAAAACTTAATAGTCGAGACTCGAGAGTATAATGCAAGTTTTAAAAGCGGGACCAAGTTTAAAAGCGACCTCAAAGTTAAAGACGTAAAgagtaaagtgcattttagcCAAAGTTTTAAGTGTTCTGTACCTTGCGTGTGCATGCGGAAACATGCTTAGTATGAAGAATTGTATATAACCATTATTATGGTGacttataatcttttttttttttttttttgaaaagatggTGACTTATAATCACTTTTTGAAAAGTAGGTAACAGATTATATTAACGAAGCAATTCTAAGAAAAGTATGCATGAAATACAGTACCAACTCAAAAGTCATATTCATCAAACAAATACGTACCATTCAGGCATTCATTACAAAAACTATTAAGCATTTAAATACTTCAAAGTAATCCATTCATTGGGGTACTTAGTAAACAATGGTGTCCCAAACAAGTCATGAATGCAAGAGATGTCTCATGCAACAAAAACTAATGATCTTCCATACAAATAATAAATACATGTCtacaaaagaagatgaagtggGTGGAggaacaaaaaccaaacaaatgagaAGCCTAGATATGTcatctttcttctcttccacTTTTTTTTCGGTAGAAATCTAGTAATATACAATTGTTAAAGCAACTCTTTTTTGAAACTGCCTTCTgtgttcctttttctttaacCAAATAAAGCTTCAATGACATTATATAGACAATTCTGGTAATGATGATTCTGCCCTCCAACAAAAAATATTCTGGCAAGAATTCACTGACAACACCAAATCTAGACTGCAATAGAGCCCTGCAGTTATAGTTACAATTAGCACACTTGATGGAgcaaaagaaattcaaatgcAACATTTGATACCAAATAAGTATGGTTAATTTGAGAAAGATACAAAATCCAATTCATGTTTCCAAATTGTGCATTTGGATGAACACCTATATCATTAGGGCatgacaaaaaatataatagatcAGAAACCTACATGAAAATAAActagcaaataaataaaaggtctCTGTCCATAAATAAGAAGCCTAGGTTTGTCATTTGGGTGGACCATAAATGCCCAGAAATACGCAAACACTAAACTCAACCCAACACATTAAGGAAGGCTCTGAATTCATCCACCTGGGAAAAGCACTGAAGTAGAAATTATATATCCAAAACTCAGGACCAAATCAAGCTATCACAATAGTCAAATGTAAGTATGTAACTACCCCATTCTATTACTGACTCGTACAATGCTCCAAATATAAGGGAGTTGATGTTTCAAATCAATGCTTCATGACCTAGAACTCTTTTATGTGAAGTGGATGGACACATGTAGTACCTCTCGTAAAAGTCTATGATATAGACTATGCATAATCCTCAACATGAAAGCAAGCAAGTGGAAACTAAAAGACTGTAATGCAGAACTTGCACAACACATCCCCAGCTACTCAGGGAAACTCATACATGAACATGTTCTAATTTTAAGACCATGAATGCTTGTAATTAAAATTGCAGGTACTGATTGTTCCAATTGGTAAAGTACCTGTACAAGATATGCACCCAGACAGTTGAACTTTAACCGCTTTGGAGTACCACTTGTGGGTCAAGTTGTCCGCTACAATAACTGGAAGGAACGGCAGATAGTTCCTGCCTTCCTTTCCATTCTTCACCTGGTTTCAATGTAATGGGCGTTTCCACACAAGCAGCTTCAACACACAGCATATGCTTGTACTCATCATCCCCAAAATCAGGAATTGCCTTTGCTTTCTTATCCCATGGATTCCAAACCACTGCAGAAGAAAAGGATTATGTTAATGACACTAAAATCAATGCCTTTTACATTTGCTTCCTTCAAGACTAGCTGTAGCTAACTTGATTGTAAGTTAGTGGTTGGATGAACTCATCCATCGTCATCGATAGGACTTCACCCATTTTTCCAAGTAAAAAAGGTGAGGATTAGATAGCAAACAAGAAAGCTATCTAATTTGCACACAGAATCTGGTCATGCAGCACTTCCAAAAGGCATTATAACAAATGCAATATTTTTAGCTAGAAGCCTACTATGTTTATCTATTATCCTGTGTGCTTATTAGTGGAAAATCTCCATTTTCACGTGGGACtttctttatctctttttttaaggagagagagagagagagaaggggtgATGGGGGAGATGGATGAGGCAGCTCAACCATATAACAGAGATTAAAGCCATTTTCCTCATTCTAAATGCTTGAGGTTCTATATCATAAGACACAGCCTGAGCGGAATAAAAATACAGCATTACAGATCCAAACTTAGATCTTCTGCAGTTAAATGAAGCAGTAGTAGGTCAACTCTAAGATTTatcagtttaaaaaaaaatatatatcataaataGGTATCCTAACAGTAAGAAAACATGCCTACCAACCACAGCTGGCTCATAATTTCAGAACAGTAGCTTGGAGGTATACATAAAAAGTTCGTACTGATAGCTAGTCTATTTTTCATGATCTGCCCACCCCTAACTATATACTCTCTATATTATGTTATCATAGGAAAAATGGCAAACTCAAAGCCTAACAGCCCATTTGGGAGATGGGAAATTGTGGGTGGGGAGTAGAAAGGATCTTAAGGCATACCTATCTTGTTTGGGGTCAAGTAAGAAGGAATGGAATTGCTACAAGGGAATGTACATTTCATTGCattcccaccccccccccccccccaacaaataAGTGACGATGAAATATGTTTTAgttctattttgaaaaaaatacatataaatggTGAAGGGTATGCTAGCaaacttaatatttatttcctttccattccttctTTTACAAACTACCAAACGCACTAGAAAAGATACAACCATATTCCTTTCCAttacattccattcctttatgatctatccattccattctattctgttcttcataaacttccaAAAATAGTGTAAGGAAACATGTGGATGGGACTCAACTCACCAGCATCTGGAAGTCCATCTTTTCGCAATACAAATGTTCTCTTCCTTTCATGGTCAATAATAGCAATTTTTGTTGGTGTACTGAGATATGTTTTGTCCACctttatcataaaataataaataacaataataataaataaaataagcaatTGAAGGAGCAACTAATATATATTTGAACAAAACGAAAGTGAACAATCCAAAGCATTTCCATTCAAAAAGTACTAACTTCTGATTCAAACGTTATTGCATCCCCTTGTTCTGTAACTCGCTCTCTCTTCTTCAGGTTATCCAAATAATCAAGGGTCTCTAGTCCTTCTACCCGCACTTCACTAAACAGAAGAACATGAGAGTTAATTCACAAACAATACGAAATGCACATTGTTCTGAACTCTTTTTAGTGCATCAATTTAGCAAGTAATTAACAGCTGATCTACAGTGGTATATAATGAATCAAACAAAACTTGCTTCTGAAAACATTTTGTATTCTAATAAAGCATGTATATCAAAATCCATAATGAATATATCTCAAAGAAGAAAAGCCATTCTGCAAgtagttaaacaaaaaaaaacagaaatgaAGCCATTTGACAATGCTACTGCgttattgttttgtttcatCTCCAGACATTAATTGTTCTGTCATCATGAGGAGACAAATATAATTGGTGTTTTATGTAAGTGGATATAAAATTATGAATGCAAGAAGCTTATAATTAGACTTCATGTGAGAGACACAGCTAGCATGAATAATGCAAACCATATTTGTTCCAAATTGATTCAGATACAATCTGAAGCATGGATTAGATTTGTCTATCTCAGAAAATACCAGCTATGCACCATTGCTTACAGATAAAAAGAAGTGCCTTAGTCATGTGTCATAGTATCAGTATTGATAAGGTGAAGTCTAGTTCTCCAATAAACAAGGATTGAACAATAATCCTCAGCATAATACACAGATTAATACATCTATAAAATTCATAGGATGTATATGAAAGCTCAGAACCacagaatcaatttttttatttttttaaatataagaaaaaaccACAGAATCAATATTTTGCATGAAACCAATAGCACAGAGGATTCCTTAGATTACATAGATAAATTCATTACTAAACATTAAATATTGCAATGCAGTCAAACTTCATAATATTTCAGAGGATGCATATGACACTCAAAACCACAAATTGACATTTTGCATGAAACCAATAGCGCACAGCATTCCTTAAATTACATAGATAGGATTTTATTAAACATAAATACAGCAATGCATTCAACTTTATAATACCACAAAGAAGGGTTTCTGCTGGACGTATTTTTCTGTGTAATATACAAATTTCATGACATTCAGCTCACAGAAAAGATGCTCCCAGATAATTTCATCAAATCTTAATCCACAATGTAATTCTAGGTAATGAGAATTTATAAAACCAAACAGGAGAGTGAAACTAGATGCAGGAGAGAAATGCAAAATATGCATAATGCATGCCAACCCAGGGGGTGGAGGCATAAACTACTTAATGTAATAACTCAAATAAACAAGAATTAGCATCACTATAAAACCTGATGTCTGTGACAGAAAAATATGTGTGGTAGGCAAATGTGAATGTAAACGACTTTCCATCAATATTTGTATTGCGAATACGGGATGTCAACATCAAATCTCCTCCAGGTCCCAAAGTTATCCTTAGGCGAAACTCATATCTGCACACAACAGTGATGTATTATATATTAGTTCAATACTTCATTCAATAGAAAGATCAGATTGCCAAGGGAATTCAAATGCACAGTTACATACTTTTAGGAGTTCTGAGAACACTCCATAAAGAATTAGAACCTTTAATctaataa contains:
- the LOC126727467 gene encoding mitogen-activated protein kinase kinase kinase 20-like, whose product is MRKTESEASLYGNGETWVRGPLLGKGGFGSVFLANSKKPKSRFHCYPSTMAVKSAEFSLSASLQKEKEVHNNVQGSPFVIHCFGEEITTQQNGENMVYNLLLEYASGGTLSDLIKNSGGSGLPESDVKRYTKSMLKGLSHVHDCGYVHCDLKPENVLLVSSTSENFVAKIGDLGLAKRSGQRKKGRLDYLRGTALYMAPETVIENVQDMKSDIWALGCVVCEMLTGKSPWDKEEELDTEELLNLIGDERELPKIPSGISREARDFLKACLVRKPMFRFTAEMLMDHPFLADVDDAEPPAVVPSPTWTEANFQLSGSSFSDDDDLITCSCSEDEEDFGVGLVVISDDETSVVGQKRKRVAFDDDYKFRTAAQANLKFPASFVPVGA
- the LOC126727468 gene encoding putative glucose-6-phosphate 1-epimerase; the encoded protein is MTNTSSSGEMVYVEHKKDINGFHKVILREVRGCSAEVYLYGAQVTSWKNEHGEELLFLSSKAIFKPPKAIRGGIPICFPQFRNHGSLEQHGFARNRTWTVDPDPPPFATISHNKAFIDLILKPSEEDAKIWPHRYEFRLRITLGPGGDLMLTSRIRNTNIDGKSFTFTFAYHTYFSVTDISEVRVEGLETLDYLDNLKKRERVTEQGDAITFESEVDKTYLSTPTKIAIIDHERKRTFVLRKDGLPDAVVWNPWDKKAKAIPDFGDDEYKHMLCVEAACVETPITLKPGEEWKGRQELSAVPSSYCSGQLDPQVVLQSG